In one Aquabacterium sp. OR-4 genomic region, the following are encoded:
- the bioB gene encoding biotin synthase BioB, whose protein sequence is MSQLSTLPQPITLHRRAPAAATGPAAATGRWTADTVLALMQQPFMALVQQAHAVHRAHFPAGDIELASLLSVKTGGCPEDCGYCPQSAHHDTGVEAGKLMGLDSVLEAARAAQAAGAARFCMGAAWRAPKDRDVEKVAELVRGVKDLGLQTCVTLGMLEQHQARTLREAGLDYYNHNLDSAPDFYGDIISTRTYQDRLDTLAHVREAGIAVCCGGIVGMGETQAQRAGLIAELASLSPQPESVPVNQLVRVEGTPLAGAEPVDPFEVVRVIAAARISMPQARVRLSAGRRELGDGIQALCYMAGANSIFYGDKLLVTGNPDAQADRALLRRLDLPVAGAGA, encoded by the coding sequence ATGAGCCAGTTGTCCACCCTGCCGCAACCCATCACCTTGCACCGCCGCGCGCCGGCCGCTGCCACCGGCCCCGCTGCCGCCACCGGCCGCTGGACGGCCGACACCGTGCTGGCGCTGATGCAGCAGCCCTTCATGGCCCTGGTGCAGCAGGCGCATGCGGTGCACCGCGCCCACTTTCCGGCGGGTGACATCGAGCTGGCCTCGCTGCTGTCGGTCAAGACCGGGGGCTGCCCCGAGGATTGCGGCTACTGCCCGCAGAGCGCGCACCACGACACCGGTGTCGAGGCCGGCAAGCTGATGGGCCTGGACAGCGTGCTCGAGGCTGCACGTGCGGCGCAGGCCGCCGGGGCCGCGCGCTTTTGCATGGGCGCCGCCTGGCGTGCGCCCAAGGACCGCGATGTCGAGAAGGTGGCCGAGCTGGTGCGCGGCGTGAAGGACCTGGGCCTGCAGACCTGCGTGACGCTGGGCATGCTGGAACAGCACCAGGCCCGCACGCTGCGCGAGGCCGGGCTCGACTACTACAACCACAACCTCGACAGCGCGCCCGATTTCTACGGCGACATCATCTCCACCCGCACCTACCAGGACCGGCTCGACACCCTGGCCCATGTGCGCGAGGCCGGCATTGCCGTGTGCTGCGGCGGCATCGTGGGCATGGGCGAAACCCAGGCGCAGCGCGCCGGCCTGATCGCCGAGCTGGCCAGCCTGAGCCCGCAGCCCGAATCGGTGCCGGTGAACCAGCTGGTGCGCGTGGAAGGCACGCCGCTGGCCGGCGCCGAGCCGGTTGATCCGTTCGAGGTGGTGCGCGTGATTGCCGCCGCGCGCATCAGCATGCCGCAGGCCCGGGTGCGCCTGTCGGCCGGCCGCCGCGAGCTGGGCGACGGCATCCAGGCGCTGTGCTACATGGCCGGCGCCAACTCGATCTTCTACGGCGACAAGCTGCTGGTCACCGGCAACCCCGATGCGCAGGCCGACCGCGCGCTGCTGCGCCGGCTGGATCTGCCGGTGGCCGGCGCCGGCGCCTGA
- a CDS encoding acetyl/propionyl/methylcrotonyl-CoA carboxylase subunit alpha, with the protein MFTKILIANRGEIACRVIKTARKMGIKTVAVYSEADRDARHVELADEAVFIGAAPSRESYLVADKIIAACKSTGAEGVHPGYGFLSENEEFARRVEEEGITFIGPKHYSIAAMGDKIASKKLANEAKVNTIPGWNDAIEAPERAVEIARDIGYPVMIKASAGGGGKGLRVAFNDKEAFEGFSACRNEARNSFGDDRVFIEKFVESPRHIEIQVLGDSQGNVVYLHERECSIQRRHQKVIEEAPSPFISEATRQAMGEQAVALAKAVKYQSAGTVEFVVGKDQSFYFLEMNTRLQVEHPVTECITGLDLVEQMIRVAAGQALSFGQADIPRRGWAMECRINAEDPFRNFLPSTGRLVRYAPPATTMEASLPVPEGGGVRVDTGVTEGGEIPMFYDSMIAKLIVHGVDRADAIEKMREALNGFVIRGISSNIPFQSALLAHPKFQSGDFNTGFIAEHYPKGFAAADVPHDEPDLLVALAATVYRRYRDRAAGISGQLPGHGVQIGEQFTAVVKGEAGQHRYVPLRIQANGQVTVSIEGGKTYVIDKDWRFGGIRAEGRCNGRPFTAQVERHGLWYRVSHNGLAIDAQLMSARAAELLRVMPFKAPADMSKFLLSPMPGLLVNVAVKPGQAVQAGERLATIEAMKMENILTAAQDGTVAEVLATQGESLSVDQPIIQFA; encoded by the coding sequence ATGTTCACCAAGATCCTGATTGCCAACCGCGGCGAGATCGCCTGCCGCGTGATCAAGACGGCCCGCAAGATGGGCATCAAGACCGTTGCCGTGTACTCGGAAGCCGACCGCGATGCGCGCCATGTGGAGCTGGCCGACGAGGCCGTGTTCATCGGCGCCGCGCCCAGCCGCGAGAGCTACCTGGTGGCCGACAAGATCATCGCCGCCTGCAAGAGCACTGGCGCTGAAGGAGTGCACCCGGGCTACGGCTTCCTGAGCGAGAACGAGGAGTTCGCGCGGCGCGTGGAAGAAGAAGGCATCACCTTCATCGGCCCCAAGCACTACAGCATCGCGGCCATGGGCGACAAGATCGCCTCGAAGAAGCTGGCCAACGAGGCCAAGGTCAACACCATTCCGGGCTGGAACGATGCCATCGAGGCACCCGAGCGCGCGGTGGAGATCGCCCGCGACATCGGCTACCCGGTGATGATCAAGGCCAGCGCCGGCGGCGGCGGCAAGGGCCTGCGCGTGGCCTTCAACGACAAGGAAGCCTTCGAGGGCTTCAGCGCCTGCCGCAACGAGGCGCGCAACAGCTTCGGCGATGACCGCGTGTTCATCGAGAAGTTCGTCGAGAGCCCGCGCCACATCGAGATCCAGGTGCTGGGCGATTCGCAGGGCAATGTGGTCTACCTGCACGAGCGCGAGTGCAGCATCCAGCGCCGCCACCAGAAGGTGATCGAGGAGGCGCCGTCGCCCTTCATCAGCGAGGCCACGCGCCAGGCCATGGGCGAGCAGGCCGTGGCGCTGGCCAAGGCGGTGAAGTACCAGAGCGCCGGCACGGTGGAGTTCGTGGTCGGCAAGGACCAGAGCTTCTACTTCCTGGAAATGAACACCCGGCTGCAGGTGGAGCACCCGGTCACCGAGTGCATCACCGGGCTCGATCTGGTGGAGCAGATGATCCGCGTGGCCGCCGGCCAGGCGCTGAGCTTCGGCCAGGCCGACATCCCGCGCCGCGGCTGGGCGATGGAATGCCGCATCAACGCCGAAGACCCGTTCCGCAACTTCCTGCCGTCCACCGGCCGCCTGGTGCGTTATGCACCGCCGGCCACCACGATGGAAGCCTCGCTGCCGGTGCCCGAGGGCGGTGGCGTGCGCGTTGATACGGGCGTGACCGAGGGCGGCGAGATCCCGATGTTCTACGACTCGATGATCGCCAAGCTGATCGTGCACGGCGTCGACCGCGCCGATGCCATCGAGAAGATGCGCGAGGCGCTCAACGGCTTCGTGATCCGCGGCATCAGCAGCAACATCCCGTTCCAGAGCGCGCTGCTGGCGCACCCCAAGTTCCAGAGCGGTGACTTCAACACCGGCTTCATTGCCGAGCACTACCCCAAGGGCTTCGCGGCCGCCGACGTGCCGCACGACGAGCCCGACCTGCTGGTGGCCCTGGCCGCCACGGTGTACCGCCGCTACCGCGACCGCGCGGCCGGCATCAGCGGCCAGCTGCCCGGCCATGGCGTGCAGATCGGCGAGCAGTTCACCGCCGTGGTCAAGGGCGAGGCCGGCCAGCACCGCTATGTGCCGCTGCGCATCCAGGCCAACGGCCAGGTCACGGTCAGCATCGAGGGCGGCAAGACCTATGTCATCGACAAGGACTGGCGCTTTGGCGGCATCCGCGCCGAGGGCCGCTGCAACGGCCGGCCGTTTACCGCCCAGGTCGAGCGCCATGGGCTGTGGTATCGCGTGTCGCACAACGGCCTGGCCATCGATGCCCAGCTGATGAGCGCACGCGCCGCCGAGCTGCTGCGCGTGATGCCCTTCAAGGCGCCGGCCGACATGAGCAAGTTCCTGCTCTCGCCGATGCCGGGCCTGCTGGTCAACGTGGCGGTCAAGCCGGGCCAGGCCGTGCAGGCCGGCGAGCGCCTGGCCACCATCGAAGCCATGAAAATGGAGAACATCCTCACCGCCGCGCAGGACGGCACGGTGGCCGAGGTGCTGGCGACCCAGGGCGAGAGCCTGTCGGTCGACCAGCCGATCATCCAGTTCGCCTGA
- a CDS encoding acyl-CoA carboxylase subunit beta gives MHDIQQMLEQKRALARLGGGEKRIAAQHAKGKLTARERLELLFDEGTFEEWDMFVEHRCADFGMADNKVPGDGVVTGYGMINGRLVFVFSQDFTVFGGALSEAHAEKICKVMDQAMKVGAPVIGLNDSGGARIQEGVASLGGYADVFQRNVMASGVIPQISLIMGPCAGGAVYSPAMTDFIFMVKDSSYMFVTGPEVVKTVTHEEVSAEELGGATTHTTRSGVADLAFENDVEAILMLRRFFNYLPLSNKEKAPVRPSGDPAERLDMSLDTLVPDNPNKPYEIKELITKVVDDGDFFELQPDYAKNIIIGFGRMDGQAVGIVANNPMVLAGCLDIKSSIKAARFVRFCDAFNIPVVTFVDVPGFMPGTSQEYGGIIKHGAKLLYAYAECTVPKVTVITRKAYGGAYDVMSSKHLRGDVNFSWPNAEIAVMGAKGAVEIIFREDKNDPVKLAAREAEYKARFANPFVAGSRGFIDDVIQPHETRKRICRSLAMLRDKKIDNPWRKHGNIPL, from the coding sequence ATGCATGACATCCAGCAGATGCTCGAACAAAAGCGCGCCCTGGCCCGCCTGGGCGGTGGCGAGAAGCGCATTGCCGCCCAGCATGCCAAGGGCAAGCTGACCGCGCGCGAGCGGCTGGAGCTGCTGTTCGACGAAGGCACCTTCGAGGAATGGGACATGTTCGTCGAGCACCGCTGCGCCGACTTCGGCATGGCCGACAACAAGGTGCCGGGTGACGGCGTGGTCACCGGCTACGGCATGATCAACGGCCGCCTGGTGTTCGTGTTCAGCCAGGACTTCACGGTGTTTGGCGGCGCGCTCAGCGAGGCCCATGCCGAGAAGATCTGCAAGGTGATGGACCAGGCCATGAAGGTGGGCGCCCCGGTGATCGGCCTGAACGATTCGGGTGGCGCGCGCATCCAGGAAGGCGTGGCCTCGCTCGGCGGGTATGCCGACGTGTTCCAGCGCAACGTGATGGCCAGCGGCGTGATCCCGCAGATCAGCCTGATCATGGGCCCCTGCGCCGGCGGCGCGGTGTACAGCCCGGCCATGACCGACTTCATCTTCATGGTCAAGGACAGCAGCTACATGTTCGTCACCGGCCCCGAGGTGGTGAAGACCGTGACCCACGAGGAAGTGTCGGCCGAGGAGCTGGGCGGCGCCACCACCCACACCACGCGCAGCGGCGTGGCGGATCTCGCCTTCGAGAACGATGTCGAAGCCATCCTGATGCTGCGGCGCTTCTTCAACTACCTGCCGCTCAGCAACAAAGAGAAGGCCCCGGTGCGCCCCAGCGGCGACCCGGCCGAGCGCCTGGACATGTCGCTCGACACCCTGGTGCCCGACAACCCGAACAAGCCCTACGAGATCAAGGAGCTGATCACCAAGGTGGTCGACGACGGCGACTTCTTCGAGCTGCAGCCCGACTACGCCAAGAACATCATCATCGGCTTCGGCCGCATGGACGGCCAGGCCGTGGGCATCGTGGCCAACAACCCGATGGTGCTGGCCGGCTGCCTGGACATCAAGAGCAGCATCAAGGCCGCGCGCTTCGTGCGCTTTTGCGATGCCTTCAACATCCCGGTGGTGACCTTTGTCGACGTGCCCGGCTTCATGCCCGGCACCAGCCAGGAGTACGGCGGCATCATCAAGCACGGCGCCAAGCTGCTGTACGCGTATGCCGAGTGCACGGTGCCCAAGGTGACCGTGATCACGCGCAAGGCCTATGGCGGCGCCTACGACGTGATGAGCTCCAAGCACCTGCGTGGCGATGTGAACTTCTCGTGGCCGAATGCCGAGATCGCGGTGATGGGTGCCAAGGGCGCGGTGGAGATCATCTTCCGCGAAGACAAGAACGACCCCGTGAAGCTGGCCGCGCGCGAGGCCGAATACAAGGCCCGCTTTGCCAACCCCTTTGTGGCCGGCAGCCGCGGCTTCATCGACGACGTGATCCAGCCGCACGAAACCCGCAAGCGCATCTGCCGCAGCCTGGCGATGCTGCGTGACAAGAAAATTGACAACCCCTGGCGCAAGCACGGGAACATTCCGCTCTGA
- the meaB gene encoding methylmalonyl Co-A mutase-associated GTPase MeaB codes for MTPPLDDQPLLDGVTGADAARRRRAVAKTITLLESTRADHRVRADALLNALLPYSGQAHPGRSLRLGISGVPGVGKSTFIEVLGLYLIERGHRVAVLAVDPSSSVSGGSILGDKTRMERLSMDERAYIRPSPSSGTLGGVAEKTREAMLVCEAAGHDVVIVETVGVGQSETAVAGMTDMFCLLQLPNAGDDLQAIKKGVMELADLVVINKADIDAAAATRARAQITSSLRLIASMGVHGHPDHGHQPVETWQPQVIQLSALKGSGLDAFWAAVTRFREVQTANGRLAARRQAQDQAWMWERIDAGLKRLFKDHPAVQQALPALSDEVRAGRVAASVAARRLLDLFH; via the coding sequence ATGACACCGCCGCTCGACGACCAGCCCCTGCTCGACGGGGTGACCGGCGCGGATGCCGCCCGCCGCCGCCGCGCCGTGGCCAAGACCATCACGCTGCTGGAAAGCACGCGTGCCGACCACCGCGTGCGTGCCGACGCGCTGCTGAACGCGCTGCTGCCCTACAGCGGCCAGGCGCACCCCGGGCGCTCGCTGCGCCTGGGCATCAGCGGCGTGCCCGGCGTGGGCAAGAGCACCTTCATCGAGGTGCTGGGCCTGTACCTGATCGAGCGCGGCCACCGCGTGGCGGTGCTGGCGGTCGACCCATCGTCCAGCGTGAGCGGCGGCTCGATCCTGGGCGACAAGACGCGCATGGAACGCCTGTCGATGGACGAGCGCGCCTACATCCGCCCCAGCCCCAGCAGCGGCACCCTGGGCGGCGTGGCCGAGAAGACGCGCGAGGCCATGCTGGTGTGCGAGGCCGCGGGGCACGATGTGGTGATCGTCGAGACCGTGGGCGTGGGCCAGAGCGAAACCGCCGTGGCCGGCATGACCGACATGTTCTGCCTGCTGCAGCTGCCGAACGCCGGCGATGACCTGCAGGCCATCAAGAAGGGCGTGATGGAGCTGGCCGACCTGGTGGTGATCAACAAGGCCGACATCGATGCCGCCGCGGCCACCCGGGCGCGGGCGCAGATCACCTCGTCGCTGCGGCTGATTGCCAGCATGGGCGTGCATGGCCACCCCGACCATGGCCACCAGCCGGTGGAGACCTGGCAGCCGCAGGTCATCCAGCTCAGTGCGCTGAAGGGCTCGGGGCTCGATGCGTTCTGGGCCGCCGTGACCCGCTTTCGCGAGGTGCAGACCGCCAACGGCCGCCTGGCCGCGCGACGCCAGGCGCAAGACCAGGCCTGGATGTGGGAACGCATCGACGCCGGCCTGAAGCGGCTGTTCAAGGACCACCCTGCCGTGCAGCAGGCGCTGCCGGCGCTGAGCGACGAGGTGCGGGCGGGCCGCGTGGCGGCCTCGGTGGCCGCACGCCGCCTGCTCGACCTGTTTCACTGA
- the scpA gene encoding methylmalonyl-CoA mutase: MSRPTSPEQQHPEFSPASLAQWQQAAAKSAPGGDVAALDWVTPEGITVKPLYTAADTANLPFANTLPGFEPFIRGPQATMYAVRPWTIRQYAGFSTAEESNAFYRKALAAGGQGVSVAFDLATHRGYDSDHPRVTGDVGKAGVAIDSVEDMKILFDGIPLDKVSVSMTMNGAVLPVLAGYVVAAEEQGVSQERLSGTIQNDILKEFMVRNTYIYGPEPSMRIIGDIIEYTARNMPKFNSISISGYHMQEAGANQALELAFTLADGKEYVKTALAKGLDVDDFAGRLSFFWAVGMNFYLEIAKMRAARLLWTRIMKGFGPKNPKSLMLRTHSQTSGWSLTEQDPYNNVVRTTIEAMAAVFGGTQSLHTNSLDEAIALPTEFSARIARNTQLIIQEETHITNVVDPWAGSYLMESLTQEMADKAWAIIEEVEAMGGMTKAVDSGWAKLKIEASAAEKQARIDSGKDVIVGVNKYRLAKESPVEILEVDNVKVREAQIARLQQIKASRDGARVAAALAALTQAAGSGQGNLLALAIEAIRARATVGEVSDALEEVFGRHRADIQKVTGVYAAAYDSAEGWDKLKTEIAAFADEAGRRPRVMIAKLGQDGHDRGAKVVATAFADLGYDVDIGPLFQTPEECARQAIENDVHAVGISTLAAGHKTLVPAIIAELQRQGADDIIVFVGGVIPQQDYDQLYDAGVKGIYGPGTPIPVSAKDVLEQIRKAAR, encoded by the coding sequence ATGTCCCGTCCCACGTCGCCTGAGCAACAGCACCCCGAGTTCAGCCCTGCCAGCCTGGCGCAATGGCAACAGGCCGCGGCCAAGTCGGCCCCCGGCGGCGATGTGGCGGCACTCGACTGGGTGACGCCCGAGGGCATCACCGTCAAGCCGCTGTACACCGCGGCCGACACCGCGAACCTGCCGTTTGCCAACACCCTGCCGGGCTTCGAGCCCTTCATCCGCGGCCCGCAGGCCACCATGTACGCGGTGCGGCCGTGGACCATCCGCCAGTACGCCGGCTTCTCCACCGCCGAAGAGTCGAACGCCTTCTACCGCAAGGCGCTGGCCGCCGGCGGCCAGGGCGTCAGCGTGGCCTTTGATCTGGCCACCCACCGCGGCTACGACAGCGACCACCCGCGCGTGACCGGCGACGTGGGCAAGGCCGGCGTGGCCATCGATTCGGTGGAGGACATGAAGATCCTGTTCGACGGCATCCCGCTCGACAAGGTGAGCGTGTCGATGACCATGAACGGCGCCGTGCTGCCGGTGCTGGCCGGCTATGTGGTGGCGGCCGAGGAGCAGGGCGTCAGCCAGGAGCGCCTGAGCGGCACCATCCAGAACGACATCCTCAAGGAGTTCATGGTCCGCAACACCTACATCTATGGCCCCGAGCCGAGCATGCGGATCATTGGCGACATCATCGAGTACACGGCCCGCAACATGCCGAAGTTCAACTCGATCAGCATCAGCGGCTACCACATGCAGGAAGCCGGCGCCAACCAGGCGCTGGAGCTGGCCTTCACGCTGGCCGATGGCAAGGAGTATGTGAAGACCGCCCTGGCCAAGGGCCTGGACGTGGACGACTTTGCCGGCCGCCTGAGCTTCTTCTGGGCGGTGGGCATGAACTTCTATCTCGAGATCGCCAAGATGCGCGCCGCGCGCCTCTTGTGGACCCGGATCATGAAGGGCTTCGGGCCGAAGAATCCCAAGAGCCTGATGCTGCGCACCCACAGCCAGACCAGCGGCTGGAGCCTGACCGAGCAGGACCCCTACAACAACGTGGTGCGCACCACCATCGAGGCCATGGCCGCGGTGTTTGGCGGCACCCAGAGCCTGCACACCAACAGCCTGGACGAGGCCATCGCGCTGCCCACCGAGTTTTCGGCCCGCATCGCGCGCAACACCCAGCTGATCATCCAGGAAGAGACCCACATCACCAACGTGGTCGACCCCTGGGCCGGCAGCTACCTGATGGAAAGCCTGACCCAGGAGATGGCCGACAAGGCCTGGGCCATCATCGAGGAAGTCGAGGCCATGGGCGGCATGACCAAGGCCGTGGACAGCGGCTGGGCCAAGCTGAAGATCGAGGCCAGCGCGGCCGAGAAGCAGGCCCGCATCGACAGCGGCAAGGACGTGATCGTCGGCGTCAACAAGTACAGGCTGGCCAAGGAAAGCCCGGTCGAGATCCTCGAGGTCGACAACGTCAAGGTGCGCGAAGCCCAGATCGCCCGGCTGCAGCAGATCAAGGCCTCGCGCGATGGCGCCCGGGTGGCCGCCGCCCTGGCCGCCCTGACCCAGGCCGCCGGCTCGGGCCAGGGCAACCTGCTGGCCCTGGCCATCGAGGCCATCCGCGCCCGCGCCACGGTGGGCGAGGTGAGCGATGCGCTGGAAGAGGTGTTCGGCCGCCACCGCGCCGACATCCAGAAGGTGACCGGCGTGTACGCCGCCGCCTACGACTCGGCCGAAGGCTGGGACAAGCTCAAGACCGAGATCGCCGCCTTTGCCGACGAAGCCGGACGCCGCCCGCGCGTGATGATCGCCAAGCTGGGCCAGGACGGCCATGACCGCGGCGCCAAGGTGGTGGCCACCGCCTTTGCCGACCTGGGCTACGACGTCGACATCGGCCCGCTGTTCCAGACCCCCGAAGAATGCGCGCGCCAGGCCATCGAGAACGATGTGCACGCAGTGGGCATCAGCACCCTGGCCGCCGGCCACAAGACCCTGGTGCCGGCCATCATTGCCGAGCTGCAGCGCCAGGGCGCCGACGACATCATCGTGTTCGTCGGTGGCGTGATCCCGCAGCAGGACTACGACCAGCTCTACGACGCCGGCGTGAAGGGCATCTACGGCCCCGGCACGCCGATCCCGGTGAGCGCCAAGGACGTGCTCGAGCAGATCCGCAAGGCCGCGCGCTGA
- a CDS encoding chemotaxis protein CheW, producing the protein MSLADELIPYMRRVQAAERDLRDLNLLWQMIEASSAISCPEEAESILPMLTQTRVRFASLQKRLVSQLAGECVAELRDELAASAQCTIDILVRNLFERTADVGFLATDGPVCAFCAAPADVRAGLRGELERRLGEYRDKYTVYDDILLLSPRGELLARLDSSQPLSHSHDEIVGQAAVARGYVERFGASDLAPDGQPALLYGHAVHDAAGHCCGVLVLRFRSHDELIRIFDSVVQPTRNVAVVLLDAGDRVIASNDPAHIPVAARLHPAADGQVGLTSFGGREYLSVTRATHGYQGYTGPKGWRAQAMTSVLTAFRDRNGDAERFDALPLGNEDLARIQHEVDAINGDLRRVVWNGRLAAGTRDGEQARLKAVLRQINEAGSRTRESVALAIRNLYRSAIGRIGHQSGDLARLAADILDRNLYERANDCRWWALSPVLEQALAEGSGDEVADAETLQHVLAHINSLYTVYARLVVFDTQGCVRGVSREAADGLPPLTGSRVEPALTQLVATLGDGQRYAVTPYAASALSDGVPAWCYVAAVRGGPQRRTVGGIAIVFNTERELRAMLDDVLGDSAGMAAFVDAQGRVMVSTTEAWPAGQLLAQREHGAVFEQDGAQYTLARVGTHGYREFKQHDGYEHGVQVVVALRLGPVERRRGQQHEVNLQALPTTRRSEQREYALFSVGAGRFALPAGLLIEARPRTGLVNARMGMADMAGLLEVPDQRSSRVVPVLNMRAMLGVHYAPRAADGVVLVLGTHAQPGRPSLGLLVDDVSAVLDIGPEHLQPVPPGMGMRSTLLGGLLRLGCGQADGGEVLVQLLNAEALGAMVLPDLAAA; encoded by the coding sequence ATGTCCCTCGCCGACGAACTCATCCCGTACATGCGCCGCGTGCAGGCGGCCGAGCGCGACCTGCGCGACCTGAACCTGCTGTGGCAGATGATCGAGGCCAGCTCGGCCATCAGCTGCCCCGAGGAGGCCGAGTCGATCCTGCCGATGCTGACCCAGACGCGGGTGCGCTTTGCCTCGCTGCAGAAGCGCCTGGTGTCGCAGCTGGCCGGCGAGTGCGTGGCCGAGCTGCGCGACGAGCTGGCGGCCAGCGCGCAGTGCACCATCGACATCCTGGTGCGCAACCTGTTCGAGCGCACCGCCGATGTGGGTTTTCTGGCCACCGATGGCCCGGTGTGCGCGTTCTGCGCGGCGCCGGCCGATGTGCGCGCCGGCCTGCGCGGCGAGCTCGAACGCCGGCTGGGCGAGTACCGCGACAAGTACACCGTGTACGACGACATCCTGCTGCTCTCGCCGCGCGGCGAGCTGCTGGCGCGGCTCGACAGCAGCCAGCCGCTGAGCCACAGCCATGACGAGATCGTGGGCCAGGCCGCGGTGGCGCGGGGTTATGTGGAGCGCTTCGGCGCCTCCGATCTGGCGCCCGATGGCCAGCCGGCGCTGCTGTACGGCCATGCCGTGCACGATGCGGCGGGCCACTGCTGCGGCGTGCTGGTGCTGCGCTTTCGCAGCCACGACGAGCTGATCCGCATCTTCGACAGCGTGGTGCAGCCCACGCGCAATGTGGCCGTGGTGCTGCTGGATGCGGGCGATCGCGTGATCGCCAGCAACGACCCCGCGCACATTCCGGTGGCCGCGCGCCTGCATCCCGCGGCCGATGGCCAGGTGGGCCTCACCAGCTTTGGCGGCCGCGAGTACCTCAGCGTGACCCGTGCCACCCATGGCTACCAGGGCTACACCGGGCCCAAGGGCTGGCGCGCGCAGGCCATGACCTCGGTGCTGACCGCGTTTCGCGACCGCAACGGCGATGCCGAGCGCTTTGATGCGCTGCCGCTGGGCAACGAAGACCTGGCGCGCATCCAGCACGAGGTCGACGCGATCAATGGCGACCTGCGCCGCGTGGTCTGGAACGGCCGCCTGGCGGCCGGCACGCGCGACGGCGAGCAGGCGCGGCTGAAGGCCGTGCTGCGGCAGATCAACGAGGCCGGCAGCCGCACCCGCGAGAGCGTGGCCCTGGCCATCCGCAACCTCTACCGCAGTGCCATCGGCCGCATCGGCCACCAGTCGGGCGATCTGGCCCGGCTGGCCGCCGACATCCTGGACCGCAACCTCTACGAGCGCGCCAACGACTGCCGCTGGTGGGCGCTGTCGCCGGTGCTCGAGCAGGCGCTGGCCGAAGGCTCGGGCGACGAGGTGGCCGACGCCGAGACGCTGCAGCACGTGCTGGCGCACATCAACAGCCTGTACACCGTGTATGCCCGGCTGGTGGTGTTTGACACCCAGGGCTGCGTGCGCGGCGTCTCGCGCGAGGCAGCCGATGGCCTGCCGCCGCTCACCGGCAGCCGGGTCGAGCCGGCGCTGACCCAGCTGGTGGCCACGCTGGGCGATGGCCAGCGCTATGCGGTGACGCCCTATGCGGCCTCGGCGCTGTCGGACGGCGTGCCCGCGTGGTGCTATGTGGCGGCCGTGCGCGGCGGGCCGCAGCGGCGCACCGTGGGCGGCATCGCGATCGTGTTCAACACCGAGCGCGAGCTGCGCGCGATGCTTGATGACGTGCTGGGCGACTCGGCCGGCATGGCCGCCTTCGTCGATGCGCAGGGCCGCGTGATGGTCTCCACCACCGAGGCCTGGCCGGCCGGGCAATTGCTGGCCCAGCGCGAACACGGTGCGGTGTTCGAGCAGGACGGCGCGCAGTACACCCTGGCCCGTGTGGGCACCCACGGCTACCGCGAGTTCAAGCAGCACGACGGCTACGAGCACGGCGTGCAGGTGGTGGTGGCGCTGCGCCTGGGCCCGGTGGAACGCCGCCGCGGCCAGCAGCACGAGGTCAATCTGCAGGCCCTGCCCACCACCCGCCGCAGCGAGCAGCGCGAGTACGCGCTGTTCAGCGTGGGGGCAGGGCGCTTTGCCTTGCCCGCCGGGCTGCTGATCGAGGCGCGCCCGCGCACCGGCCTGGTGAACGCCCGCATGGGCATGGCCGACATGGCCGGCCTGCTGGAAGTGCCCGATCAGCGCAGCAGCCGGGTGGTGCCGGTGCTGAACATGCGCGCCATGCTGGGCGTGCACTACGCGCCGCGCGCCGCCGATGGCGTGGTGCTGGTGCTGGGCACCCATGCCCAGCCCGGCCGCCCGAGCCTGGGCCTGCTGGTGGACGATGTGTCGGCCGTGCTCGACATCGGCCCCGAGCACCTGCAACCCGTGCCGCCCGGCATGGGCATGCGCAGCACCCTGCTGGGTGGCCTGCTGCGCCTGGGCTGCGGCCAGGCCGATGGCGGCGAGGTGCTGGTGCAGCTGCTCAATGCCGAGGCCCTGGGCGCCATGGTGCTGCCCGATCTGGCTGCCGCCTGA
- a CDS encoding GntR family transcriptional regulator, whose product MPASPLTPRALYQDVAERLREQIFNRALEPGSWIDEQKIAAEYGISRTPLREALKVLAVEGLVTMKVRRGAYVTEMSRDDVAQVYHLLSLLESDAAAQVAASASAAQRAELAALHRQLEAQRGQRDAFFATNEQFHLRLLQMAGNRWTQQIVTDLRKVMKLNRHHSLFKQGRIDESLAEHRAIMAAIESGDAEAARGLTRAHFDNGLEAAAL is encoded by the coding sequence TTGCCCGCCTCGCCGCTGACCCCGCGCGCCCTCTACCAGGACGTGGCGGAGCGCCTGCGCGAGCAGATCTTCAACCGCGCGCTCGAGCCCGGCAGCTGGATCGACGAGCAGAAGATCGCCGCCGAGTACGGCATCAGCCGCACGCCGCTGCGCGAGGCGCTCAAGGTGCTGGCCGTCGAGGGCCTAGTGACGATGAAGGTGCGCCGCGGCGCCTATGTCACCGAGATGAGCCGCGACGACGTGGCCCAGGTCTACCACCTGCTCTCGCTGCTGGAGAGCGACGCCGCCGCGCAGGTGGCAGCCAGCGCCAGCGCCGCCCAGCGTGCCGAACTGGCCGCCCTGCACCGCCAGCTCGAGGCGCAGCGCGGCCAGCGCGACGCGTTTTTTGCCACCAACGAGCAGTTTCACCTGCGCCTGCTGCAGATGGCCGGCAACCGCTGGACCCAGCAGATCGTGACCGATCTGCGCAAGGTGATGAAGCTCAACCGCCACCACTCGCTGTTCAAGCAAGGCCGCATCGACGAATCGCTGGCCGAGCACCGCGCCATCATGGCCGCCATCGAGTCTGGCGATGCCGAGGCCGCACGCGGCCTCACCCGCGCCCATTTCGACAACGGACTCGAGGCCGCCGCGCTGTAA